GATCAGCCCCCGAGAATCGCGATTTTCATAGCCAGATGCTAGGAATCAAAAATATCGTATCATATCTAGTCACATCCGTGTTCTACAAGATACTACTATTattaactactttttttttttatctgaatcGTCAAACCGGGGGAGGACTTCCTATGCTTTGCTTTCCGCCAAAAGTAACTACTACTACttctactactattactactactactactaccaccAATTCTACTCTTTACACCatacagtatacaatatttGCGAATAGTCCCGTAACACCATTAGTACCTCCATGGCaaaccaatatatttaaatgcagttttttCAAGGTACGGTTTCCCTGCAGTGTCAAACAGTGGTACATCACGGTATCGTGACGCCGCGTCTAGACACCGACCTACCTATTTCTGGACCGGTAGTGAGGCTAGACGCTTCAGGGAAAACGTACATTTACAGTAAGGAAATTCTAATTCAATGGCGTaagaatcaaattaatttttctattggggctgtaaaaatgcttagattttctacagttctactttaaaatttttagggTAGAAAAGTGGATCTAGTAGgaattttaagtacctagtcaaaattaaatcaatctCCTTAATTACTAGATAATAGTGAAATAAGTTACTTTCATATAGCAATATAACttgaaaaaacatattaatataccaataataatatcttcGATATTGACAGATCATCTCCGcacagaattgtttttcgtataggtactatgatataatataaataatttaattcaaatttaacacgtcatccattacagtgacccactcgacACCTATTGTACAGTAGACCTGAACCCACCTGCCAATCTAAAGTATTTGAATCCCATGCCATTCAATTAGAATTTCCATTATAACTGTGCAAAAAACCGCATCTATACATACCGcagtatacataatttttttatatagtacaatattacagAATGTGTGCTCACCGGGTCGTAGATGACGACGCGCGGCGGACGATCGCTCTCGATGACGGCCACGTACGTGCCGTTGACACGACCGTCGTTCGGTCTGCCGTCCAACCGCTTGAACTCGTACCGGGACATGTGGCCGGGCACCGTCCTAAGCAATGGCGGCCGCGACGGCTGCGGCGGCGCCGTGGCGGTCGGTGCTTCGATCTCTTCGATCTCGTCGTCTGTCTGGTCATCGTAATCGTAGTCGTtgccgtcgtcgtcgccgtcatAGTCCTCGCCCCCGGCGCCTATTCCCCGGGCCCTGGCCGCCGCTTTGATGTCTTGCACCGTTTTCATGATCCAATCGCCCGACGGCCACGACGAAGACGATGTGGTCGGCGGCGGTTGGTGTTCCGCACCGCGTTCGTTGTCCACGCTCGCCACTGTCGCCGTGATCTTCGGCGGTGCCGTTGATGGAGTGGTGACCGGCGGCACCGGTGTCGACGTGGACGCGATACTGACGGCGGCCGCTCCGACGTGGTTACCGTCGTcggccgccaccgccgccgcagtcggCGTGCCCGTCTCGTCCCGGCCCAACATACCTGCGAAAGgggtaatattgttttaatggcTGCATATTAATATGAGTTGATTTGAATGAAATTGGAAGGGAAGTATTGGAAGTATAAAACACTTATACTGTATAaaagtcgttttttttatagctgCACTGAACAGCTATTATTAGGTATTCACCAAGTTTATGtgatttgttaatttgttatattaattacctaataagtTAATCTCTATTAATAACtacactaatatttttaataacaaatgagaaatttgttttgatttgattttattctaaatttaagaaaatttacAAAGTTCATGtgatttgttaattattgttatattcatttataagtttatactaattattacaatttaaaatgtacagtattatactattatcactattatactaattattataaatttaaaagaaaacaatgtatacttaatatttttcatgtgTTAGTCGTTATAACGTTGTATACGTTTTAGTCATtttatactcgtatattataccaATCCTGAATTTGAATcccaataaattttttttgaacgaaTCGAGTCCCGAGTGttttttggtacctacatacttattattattgaggccggtcaaatttaaaacataatgctatcataaacacaaatataaatCTATCCAGCGAGAGAACACCCCGATTCTGCGCATATTATACCCACACCTAGGCATCGAGATAGGTTCTCAGTATTATTCTAAGGTGGGGATGGAAGATCATATTTTTATCGGGCCGTGGAGTTTTCTCTCGCCAGACAGAGTATAAAttgagtattatattttaactttatacgccaaactttgaaataaaaaaccCCTTCCTCTCCATTTTTATGAACTCGGTTTGTAAGAGAAATTCTACAGGTatggttatacatttttttgtatagtgGTTTggaaatatttgatatatttgaaaaatgtatgtaatatatctTACGTATTATTACgttgataaaaaatatgaataaataataaatgtaatacctTAAATAAGTAGCAAtacattgtttaattaaatcttaatatttgttttgtttgtataataatatgtagttgcTTTTTTCTCTAATTTCATTTTCTTTGGTTAAGAATGTTATGATGCCATTAATTTTAGCTTGGTTTGgttaaggggcctcgctacgGTCATTATTTAAGGGGCAACGTTTAGGCCATTTCTAATCTTGTCATAGCCGACCGAGATCTATGTGTtcgttttaaatgattataagtGCGAGTGAAATTAAATGCGGGTATCCTCttccgtttttaatattaattttaattttaattatgactcgaaaaagttgatatttttaagtttttaattacagtttacaataatataaaatttagtttttacaaagtgcttcgtggatctatagacaattttctggtgagtacaaattttttttcagaatcaaaatcggacaacgttaactaactttaattttgtcaataccTTAGGTCTTTTCAGCTAAAATTGACGGcagtagcgaggccccttaatGTACGATTCAGTATTTAAAAGTGTTGGTATTCCTATTTCAATCATAACTATAGAAATTACCAATATACCTATcacttacaaattatacatttatacttgggtatacaaatatattgataaattaggGGAGGAGTAAATGTCATATGgccgatgtatataatatatatgtgtgtattttcagattttatacctacatttttaattacaaaatgatttgcatatttttgtgattttgactaaatttgaacttcaattgttcacaaaatataccgtggtacatattttgatatttttaaattaatgtaaatacagCTTACAGAGaacattttaaagcttttttatttataataaacatttttttttttttgatttagagcccggcaactatgtccaaaacaaaaattgaatcaTAATATCTTACTCCATACCCTAACTCTCGTTATTTATTGTAACGGTCTATCCgaactattgtaaaattacataataaagaAACGCtgcgttttttaatttaacttttaaggtCATCTATGTAGAATAATCGTATGTGAACAAACTTAAATACAAACTTTACTTAACTATCATAATTAGTTTAGACATTTTTGAGTGAGATACTCGTACACATTCCATtcaaaaaaaaccaatattcaTTTGAAATTTAGGCATTAACTGTTAAAGTTTAttgttctacaatattataatacaaattcgaaaaggttaaataatattatatatctccCTATTccatatttaaacacatttaaaatgaagctgttatgttattttatattatacctatactttaaGAAAAAGTGTCATTTATAACTTACATAATTTAGACAATCTAGTTTAGATGTCAAAATGTGCcaggaaaacttaaaaaattaaaattaaaaattaaaacaacgtGTCAACGATAAACGCCGTAACTCAAGGTTGTCAAATATTTCCGTTGGGAAATGTATAATGATAACAAGTAAACTTTGTATATAGCGTTGATGTTGCAGGCTACGAAGGTTTGACTTTAAAATTCATGTGccacattataaattatatctgtcAACAGTACTAAAATCACGTTGATgggttttaaaacaataaataatataatattagaattttgtcaaaaatattaatgtttaataaaatccaTTTTTTGTACTTCTTAACTGAATCATTGCTTTTGAAAATGATTCTGTGttctttaaaattacataaaaatgttcattatttagtttttattttacattcttttggaattatgtttagttataaccaaatgtatattttatattattaatacttaagtaATAACGTTGCAT
This genomic window from Metopolophium dirhodum isolate CAU chromosome 1, ASM1992520v1, whole genome shotgun sequence contains:
- the LOC132934381 gene encoding uncharacterized protein LOC132934381, encoding MRPQLPSAGCTVAIIACGAMWSKLLVVVVYLVIVATEGHPENTKKLYQNELQTDLQHENRTDVNHAKENSNELNSDRQQSTNTYKKIPAPMVDDDLLEFLVRVADNPAEWNKIRRVLSMLGRDETGTPTAAAVAADDGNHVGAAAVSIASTSTPVPPVTTPSTAPPKITATVASVDNERGAEHQPPPTTSSSSWPSGDWIMKTVQDIKAAARARGIGAGGEDYDGDDDGNDYDYDDQTDDEIEEIEAPTATAPPQPSRPPLLRTVPGHMSRYEFKRLDGRPNDGRVNGTYVAVIESDRPPRVVIYDPARQKKPRTDK